TTTTCAGCGACTGAATCATCAGCGCCGCAGCGCGCTCGACCAGCGGCATCATACCGGCCAGACGTTCGCAGACCTGACGGTGGCGTTCCAGATTTCCCGCAATGATCGCTTCTATCGTGTGCCTGTCCATGGATTCCACCTTATTCTTGACGTTCCCAAAGCCAACGGGCCGCCTGCGGCAAGTTCTCGGCGTAAAAATCGGCGCTTACGCCGCGCGCCCGTTCCTTACGGCCGTAACCCGACATTAATAGTATCACAGGGCTGGCGAGATTTTTGCCAAACTGCATGTCGGATTCTTTGTCGCCGATCACGGCGGCAATATTGTCGTTGTTCAGCCCGCAATCGGCGCTTGCCCGTGAAATGAGCCCGACGGCCGGTTTGCGGCACGCACAGCGCTCTTCCGGACGATGCGGGCAAACGTAGATCCCTTGCAGCGTGATTCCCCGTTCCGCCAGCAGCTCCGTCAGCCGGCAGTGCACGCGGTCAACGTCGTCCATCGCAAAATAACCGCGGCCGACGCCCGACTGATTGGTCACAACCGTCAGCACGTAACCGCGCTCATACAGAAATCTCAGGCCTTCGGCTACGCCGGGCAGAAGGACTACCTGCTCGGGACGATGGAGATAGTTTTTTTCCTCGATGATCGTCCCGTCGCGATCGAGAATCACCCACTTTTTTTTATTCATTTTCGCGCAATTTGTCAATGATCGACGTGCTGGAAAGCCCCGGCAACAGCGGCAAGATCTCCACTCTGCCGGCGTATGCGGCGCCGGCGATCCGCTCCGGCCGATAGTCGCCGCCCTTGACCAGAACATCGGGCCTGATCAGAGAAAGAAGCCGCTCCGGCGTGTCCTCGTCGAAAATCACCACGGCGTCGACGCATTCAAGGGCCGCCAGAACGGCGGCTCGGTTCTGCTCGCTGTTGATCGGACGAGTATCGCCTTTCAGATTTGTCACCGAGCGGTCGGAGTTGAGGCCGACGATCAAACGATCGCCCAAAGTTCTGGCGCGCGTCAGCGAGTCGACATGGCCGGCGTGAAAGACGTCGAAGCAGCCGTTCGTGAAAACCACTTTTTCCCCTTGTTCCTTCCACGCCTTCACCCGCCGTACCGCCGCAGTCGCATCGAGAATCTTCTGCCCGCCGGAGGGCGGATGTTCTTTCGCCTGGGAGAGGCACAGACCTTTCAGCTCCCGACAGGAAATCGGATACGTACCGGCCTTGCCGATCACCACTTGAGCCGCCGCATTCGACAGCCGACAGCAGTTCCGCCAGTCGACGCCGTAGGCGCGGAAAAAAGCGACCGCAGCAATAACGGTATCGCCGGCGCCGGAAACGTCGTAAACGTCGACCGCCTGAGACGGTTCGTCAAAACACTCGCGCTCGCCGACGAACGTGCTGCCCTTTTCGGAGCGGGTAACCAGCAAATTATTCAACCCAAAGGAAGAACGAATCTTTTGAGCTTGCGTCACAAGCGCCTCGTCATCGTCGTTCGATATGTGGAACCCCGCCACGTCCGAAAGCTCTTTCACGTTGGGAGTGACCAGTTCGGCGCCGGCGTAGCGCCGCCAATCCCGCCCCTTGGGATCGACGAAAACCGGGATCCGCCGCGCCCGGCACAGCTCGACGACCTTGCGGCACAACGAAAACGAACACATCCCCTTGCCGTAATCGGAGAGGACGACCGCATTCAGACGGCGCGCGGCAAATTCCGCCAGCCGGGAGAGAAGTTCGCCCTCCGATTCCGGGTCCAGCGGGAGGATATCCTCATGATCAAGCCTCATCATCTGCTGACGCCCGTTGCCGATGACGCGCGTTTTCACGGTCGTCGTCTCCTTATGGAACGGGAACAGTTCGACGCTTCCCCGGGACGAACCGTTCACGGCGTCCACAAGCTTCAGGACTTCCCGCGCCGCCGGATCCCCGCCGAGCTGAGCGAAGCACTTGACGTCCGCCCCCAGCCCGCAGAGATTGGCGACGACGTTGCCCGCCCCGCCGAGGACGCTCCTTTCACTCTGAAACTTCACGACCGGGATCGGCGCTTCGGGGGAGATCCGCTCCACGCTGCCGTAAAGATACCGGTCGAGCATGAGGTCGCCGACGACGGCGACTGTACATGGAGAAAGCCGCTCGACCCGTTCTATGATCTTTGCAAGAGTGCCTTCGGACAAAGCGGATTCACCCCTTTTGCGGGAAAATAGATTCCAGAATTTCCTCTGCGGCTTTGATGACCTTCTGCGGAGCAATACGTTCCATGCAGGGCAAATCGCATTTCCAATCCAAACACCCCATCTTTTCGCAGGATGTATAAACAACCTTGTCAAAGCTTTGCGTATAAGAGATCGAGAGCGACGTCGGGCCGAACATCGCGATCACCGGAGTCCCCAGCGCCCGCGCCATGTGAAGCGGCCCGGTGTCGGCGGCGACGACAAAAGAAGCGTCAGCCAACACGCAGAGCAATTCCGACGTCGAAAGTTTGTCTACCCAATCGAGAACTCTCTGTCCAGAGCACTGTGCCATAATCTCTCGAGCCATCTTTTTTTCTTCGGCGCCAGAGCCCAGAAGCACCGCCAGACAGTTTTTCTCCGAAAGAAAATGAATCAGCTGCGCCCAATAGGGAACGGGCCAGCGCTTGCGCGCCTTGCTGGCTCCGATGGCCAGGGCGGCGCAACACCGCGTGTTTTCTCTTTCGATACATGGGGCAACACGCGAGTCCCCTCCGGACGCACCAAGGAACTGCGAATTTGTTTTTCTAGACAGGGAGGAATGCCTAATTGCCCCAAGACGGCATAGACATCTTGGTTATAAACAAACTGAAAATGCCGATGGAAGCCGATCTTCAACGGAATGTGCGTAAGCAGGGTCAACAAGGCCGTGCGATCGTTGTCCTGCAAGTTAAACAGGATATCAAACTTCTCGTTGCGAACGCGCGAAATCAGTTTAAGAAAACCCCGCCACCCCTCTTTTCGGTCCCACGGTATTACCTTGTCGATCCATGGCATGTATTCTGCAAAGGGACCGTAATTTTTTTCCGTGAGCCATGACAGTTCAAAAAAGGGAAAAGCTCTTTCAGTCTCCTGCCGATATGAGCCGTAAGAACGATATCACCGAGAGATGAAAGACGAACAAACAAAACTTTCGCTTTGATATTGTTATCCAGAGCCACCCGCGGAAAATTCATTTTCGCCCCTCGTCACAGTCAATCGACGCCGCAAGGATTTTTCTCGCCGCCGCCCACACGTCGTCCACCGGGATCTGCTTCAAGCAATTATCGCGCCCGATCGGACAATTCGCGCCCTCGTCGCGGCAAAAAGATTTCGGGCACGTCTTGGGAAAAACGATTTCATGCCTGTTTCCCCACGGGCCATACCGCCACGGATCCGTCGTGCCGAAAATGCCGACCGTCGGCGTTCCCATGGCGCTGGCCATATGAAGGCCGCCGCAGTCATTCGTGACATACAGACACGCCGCGGCCAAACGCGAAGCGCTGATCGGCATGGGCACCTGTCCCGAAAAATCGAGCGCCTCCGGCAATGAAGCCAGAACCGGCGCTGCCGCGGCTTGCTCCTCGGCAGAATACCCCATCACGGCGATTTTATATCCCCGTTCGCTCAAACGACGTCCCAACGCCGCAAAGTTTTCGGCGGGCCAGCGTTTGAACGCACGCCCCCCCGGATTCAAAATCACCAGTTTGTTCCGATAGGGAGCCAGCTCACGCTGGACGCCGCGGTGGATATCCCCGGGGACGTAAAGCCTCATGCTTCGACTTCTCAGCGGCACGCCCAGAGTTTGCATACAATAGAGATTTCTTTCCGCTTCATGCACCTTTCGCGGCAAAAAAACTTCCCGCCAGCCCCAGAGCGGCCGGTACCGGCAGTTCATGAACAGCGGGATCAACGTGCTGCGCAGATCGACGATGAGATCGTACTTTCCGGCGCGAAACTCGCGGATCGCCCGAACGCGTCCTCGCCATCCATTGTAGGGGGAATTCGGCTTGCCGCGGTCGTAAAATTTTATTTCATCCCACATGGGGTCATCGGCAAGCATTGCAGAAACTTGAGCGTTTGCACGAATCGTGAAATGCGCATGAGGCAGGTACATCCTCAAATTGTACAGGGCCGCGCTGCTCAGCAGCATGTCGCCGATGCACGAGAGTCCGACGACGAGGACTCGCTCGATTTTGGACGGCTCAATCTTCACCACGGCGCACCTCGTCTCTCGGCAAATGCAAGGTTCCCGCCTCGAATTCCCTGACGGCGGCGCCAAGCAGCGGGATCATGATCTCGTGATGTCCGGTGATGGCGTACCCTCTCCCGGAATTTTGCACCGGACGAGTGACGACGTTCATGCGGGGACGATAATGCTGGATCATGTCCATGTTGACCGCAGTAAAGTTTTTTACGCTGAATTTTAAATTCCGCGCCAGCGACAGCGCCTTGAGAAAGACCTCCGGCATGATCACCGCGCTTCCCAAATTCAAAATTACCCCGCCTTCGAGCCGGGAAACGGAGGCGGCAAAGATGCGGAAATCCCTCAGCGACGCGTCGCCGATATCCGCCCCGACGGCGCTGGGATGCTGATGCACGATATCCGTCCCCAAAGCGACATGAACTGTGTAAGGGATATTCAGCCGGGCCGCCTGGACCGAGAGGCAGAGACGGTCGTAAGGAGCCCGTTTTTCCGCCAGCAGGGCGCCAAGCGCTTCGCCAAAACCTTCCTTCCTGAGGCGAGCGCGGGAAGCGGCGTGGTTCAACACATCCGCCGTATCCGCCGCCATGCCGAAAGAACCGTCTTCGATTTGCGCGGCCACGTCTTCCGAGGTGTGCCCGCACAACGCCAGTTCGGTATCGTGGATGGCGGCGGCGCCGTTCGACGCGAAATGCGTGATGAAGCCGTCTTTCGCCAGATCCAGCAGAAACGGAACACATCCGCACTTGACAACGTGACCGCCGAACATGGCGATCACGGGGCGGCCGTTTTTCTTCGCCAGCGCGATCGCCGCGGCGACCTCGAGGAGGTCTTTGGCTTTCAGGACGTTCGGAAGGCCGAGGAAGAATTCTCCCATGCTCATGCCGTGGCGGTAGGCTTTCCCTCCGCTCGCCGCAGAGACGAGAGAAAGACGCTCTCTTGCCTGATACGTTTTTGCCTTGGTCGGATCCAGCTCCATAAAACGACTCATTGCGATGCCTCTTTCATCATATCGGTAAAAACAGGTCGAACGCGGTCATGATTTCTCGCGGGACGAACCGCGCCCCTCCGGCACGATCAGCAAGATTCCCCAAAAACACCAGAACATCACCGAGATGTCGCGCCGCCCCACAAGCACATCGCCGCT
This sequence is a window from Pyramidobacter sp. YE332. Protein-coding genes within it:
- a CDS encoding glycosyltransferase family 9 protein, with the translated sequence MERENTRCCAALAIGASKARKRWPVPYWAQLIHFLSEKNCLAVLLGSGAEEKKMAREIMAQCSGQRVLDWVDKLSTSELLCVLADASFVVAADTGPLHMARALGTPVIAMFGPTSLSISYTQSFDKVVYTSCEKMGCLDWKCDLPCMERIAPQKVIKAAEEILESIFPQKG
- the rfaE2 gene encoding D-glycero-beta-D-manno-heptose 1-phosphate adenylyltransferase, with the translated sequence MSEGTLAKIIERVERLSPCTVAVVGDLMLDRYLYGSVERISPEAPIPVVKFQSERSVLGGAGNVVANLCGLGADVKCFAQLGGDPAAREVLKLVDAVNGSSRGSVELFPFHKETTTVKTRVIGNGRQQMMRLDHEDILPLDPESEGELLSRLAEFAARRLNAVVLSDYGKGMCSFSLCRKVVELCRARRIPVFVDPKGRDWRRYAGAELVTPNVKELSDVAGFHISNDDDEALVTQAQKIRSSFGLNNLLVTRSEKGSTFVGERECFDEPSQAVDVYDVSGAGDTVIAAVAFFRAYGVDWRNCCRLSNAAAQVVIGKAGTYPISCRELKGLCLSQAKEHPPSGGQKILDATAAVRRVKAWKEQGEKVVFTNGCFDVFHAGHVDSLTRARTLGDRLIVGLNSDRSVTNLKGDTRPINSEQNRAAVLAALECVDAVVIFDEDTPERLLSLIRPDVLVKGGDYRPERIAGAAYAGRVEILPLLPGLSSTSIIDKLRENE
- a CDS encoding HAD family hydrolase; its protein translation is MNKKKWVILDRDGTIIEEKNYLHRPEQVVLLPGVAEGLRFLYERGYVLTVVTNQSGVGRGYFAMDDVDRVHCRLTELLAERGITLQGIYVCPHRPEERCACRKPAVGLISRASADCGLNNDNIAAVIGDKESDMQFGKNLASPVILLMSGYGRKERARGVSADFYAENLPQAARWLWERQE
- a CDS encoding glycosyltransferase family 9 protein; amino-acid sequence: MKIEPSKIERVLVVGLSCIGDMLLSSAALYNLRMYLPHAHFTIRANAQVSAMLADDPMWDEIKFYDRGKPNSPYNGWRGRVRAIREFRAGKYDLIVDLRSTLIPLFMNCRYRPLWGWREVFLPRKVHEAERNLYCMQTLGVPLRSRSMRLYVPGDIHRGVQRELAPYRNKLVILNPGGRAFKRWPAENFAALGRRLSERGYKIAVMGYSAEEQAAAAPVLASLPEALDFSGQVPMPISASRLAAACLYVTNDCGGLHMASAMGTPTVGIFGTTDPWRYGPWGNRHEIVFPKTCPKSFCRDEGANCPIGRDNCLKQIPVDDVWAAARKILAASIDCDEGRK